GGTTGCTAGAGTCTACAGCAAAAGGGAGGAGCTTATGCCTGACCGCAAATAAAAAACCCCGCTTATCCGTCTTGGACAAGTGGGGTTATGCTACATCCAATTTTGGCCCCATTCGTGAATGGAATCAATAACAGGACGTAGGGCTTTTCCTTTTTTGGTCAATTCGTATTCAATGCGAACCGGAATCTCCGGGTACACTTTGCGCTCCAAAATCTCGAGCTCCTCCAGCTCCTTCAGTCTTTCAGAGAGCATTTTATCGCTCATATGTGGAACCATTTCGCGGATATCTTTGAATCGTACAGTCCCGCGTAGCAACACATGAATAATCAGGCCGGTCCAGCGTTTTCCAAGGACGTTCATTGCACATTCATATTTTGGACACATGTGTTCGCCTGAAAAATCTTGACTCATATCGGCGTCACCTCTATCTAGCAGCATTATTGTTGCCCTTTATTCTAACAGATTAGCTTGAAAAAAGTAAGTAACGAAAAGTTGGAATGACACTTTGTCAATGGTGAGTAGTCAAGCCCGTTTTCATGGACAAATGTTTCCCTATAAGGTGTCCACACATACACTAATCGCGAAATAAGAAGCAAAGAGGGTGTTACGATGCTTTCGAAACGGGTAATCGGCATTTTAACCTGGCGGGAAGGTGTACGCTTTGAGGAGCCAGATTATTTGCGAAAGCTGGTTCAAACAGGGCAAAAGCTAGGCGCGGAAATCTACCTGTTTTCGCATCAGGACGTCAATGTTCCCGCAAGAAAGATCAAGGGCTTCATCCCAAAACCGAACGGGGGGTGGATAAGTAAATCGTTCCCTTGGCCAGAAGTTGTAATCGATCGGTACCGCCGCAGGGTAAAGGAGTATATCCGGCTAAGGAATAGCGATCTGTTTTTCTTTGCAAACAG
This genomic stretch from Brevibacillus sp. DP1.3A harbors:
- a CDS encoding helix-turn-helix domain-containing protein encodes the protein MSQDFSGEHMCPKYECAMNVLGKRWTGLIIHVLLRGTVRFKDIREMVPHMSDKMLSERLKELEELEILERKVYPEIPVRIEYELTKKGKALRPVIDSIHEWGQNWM